A window of the uncultured Fretibacterium sp. genome harbors these coding sequences:
- the ybeY gene encoding rRNA maturation RNase YbeY: MRLELHVDGPEDGEPQSPIPLSIWGAFGRVLESELASLYPEIVRYGTVELSVTLLGPDEMRTVNREYRERDEATDVLSFPLWEADGRFVPDGALTELLPLGDILICPEEVARLHEGLPSEDALCLVLAHGFLHLLAWDHDTEERESAMWARQDAVKQRLLDVLRGGH; the protein is encoded by the coding sequence TTGAGATTGGAACTTCACGTCGACGGCCCCGAGGACGGGGAACCTCAAAGTCCGATTCCGTTATCCATATGGGGGGCTTTTGGGCGCGTCCTCGAAAGCGAGCTGGCCTCCCTGTATCCCGAGATCGTCCGTTACGGGACGGTGGAGCTCTCGGTGACCCTGCTGGGGCCGGACGAGATGCGCACGGTCAATCGCGAGTACCGGGAGCGGGACGAGGCGACGGACGTGCTGTCCTTCCCGCTCTGGGAGGCGGACGGCCGTTTCGTCCCGGACGGGGCGCTGACGGAGCTGCTGCCTCTCGGGGACATCCTGATCTGTCCGGAGGAGGTGGCGCGCCTGCACGAGGGGCTTCCCTCCGAGGACGCCCTCTGCCTCGTGCTGGCGCATGGCTTTCTGCATTTGCTGGCCTGGGACCATGACACAGAGGAGCGGGAGTCGGCCATGTGGGCCCGTCAGGACGCCGTCAAACAACGGCTCCTGGACGTCCTGAGGGGAGGGCACTAG